In Trichoderma asperellum chromosome 1, complete sequence, a single window of DNA contains:
- a CDS encoding uncharacterized protein (SECRETED:SignalP(1-23)~TransMembrane:10 (i58-81o101-125i137-156o197-215i282-302o322-347i359-380o386-403i410-428o434-454i)), translated as MATFFAMAYILAVNASIVSDTGGTCVCNGGASDPTCNNNDEYALCVQAIKRDAVTATAAISAFASFFMGLLANLPVGLAPGMGLNAYFTYTVVGFHGTGPVPYQVALTAIFVEGFIFLGLALFGMRQWLARAIPHSIKLATGVGIGLFLTLIGLTYSEGLGLVVGATSTPLELAGCSPANQLADGTCPSWDKMRHPAMWVGIFCGGILTVLLMMYRVKGAVIAGIILVSIISWPRTTPITYFPHTPVGDDSFNFFKKVVDFHRIEHTLNVQQWDVSEYGGQFGLALITFLYVDILDCTGTLYGMARFANLIDPVTQDFEGSAVAYMVDAISISIGALFGLPPVTAFVESGAGISEGGKTGLTSVVTGICFFISIFFAPIFASIPPWATGSVLIIVGSMMATSVTEINWRYMGDAVPAFLAIAIMPFTYSIAYGLIAGVMSYIVINSTVGVLRFVSRGRIVPPNHDEKEPWTWRIPGGFFPPWLVRLFQGKKDFWRDSDTVVVEEHVMEKERDANSEDHEATDVSRTTETPEVKL; from the coding sequence CGCGATGCCGTCactgccaccgccgccatctcGGCCTTCGCCAGTTTCTTCATGGGCCTCTTGGCCAACCTGCCTGTCGGTCTTGCTCCTGGAATGGGTCTGAATGCCTACTTCACTTACACCGTTGTTGGCTTCCACGGCACTGGCCCCGTTCCTTACCAGGTCGCCCTGActgccatcttcgtcgaaggcttcatcttcctggGCCTCGCCCTCTTCGGTATGCGACAGTGGCTTGCTCGAGCCATCCCCCACTCCATTAAGCTGGCTACCGGTGTCGGCATCGGTCTCTTCTTGACCCTCATCGGTCTCACCTACAGCGAGGGTCTTGGCCTCGTTGTTGGCGCCACCTCCACCCCTCTCGAGCTTGCCGGTTGCTCGCCTGCCAATCAACTGGCAGACGGCACATGCCCCAGCTGGGATAAGATGCGCCATCCGGCCATGTGGGTTGGCATCTTCTGCGGCGGCATCCTGACTGTCCTTCTCATGATGTACCGCGTCAAGGGCGCCGTCATTGCCGGTATCATCCTTGTCAGCATCATCTCCTGGCCCCGAACCACGCCCATCACCTACTTCCCTCACACTCCCGTTGGTGACGacagcttcaacttcttcaaaAAGGTTGTAGATTTCCACCGTATCGAGCACACTCTCAATGTGCAGCAGTGGGACGTTAGCGAGTACGGCGGTCAGTTTGGTCTTGCCCTCATCACCTTCCTCTATGTCGACATTCTCGACTGCACTGGTACCCTCTATGGTATGGCTCGCTTTGCCAACCTCATCGACCCCGTCACTCAGGATTTCGAGGGCTCTGCTGTAGCCTACATGGTCGACGCCATTAGCATTTCCATCGGTGCTCTCTTTGGCCTTCCTCCCGTCACGGCTTTCGTCGAGTCTGGTGCTGGTATTTCTGAAGGCGGCAAGACCGGTCTCACTTCTGTCGTCACCGGTATTTGCTTCTTCatcagcatcttcttcgccccCATCTTCGCCTCCATCCCTCCCTGGGCCACTGGCAGTGTCCTGATCATTGTCGGATCCATGATGGCCACGTCCGTCACTGAGATCAACTGGAGGTACATGGGTGATGCCGTCCCTGCCttcctcgccatcgccattaTGCCATTCACATACTCCATTGCCTACGGCCTCATTGCCGGTGTCATGTCATACATTGTCATCAACTCCACCGTCGGCGTGCTGAGATTCGTCTCTCGTGGCCGCATCGTGCCTCCTAATCACGACGAAAAGGAGCCCTGGACATGGCGCATTCCTGGCGGCTTCTTCCCTCCTTGGCTGGTTCGTCTGTTCCAGGGCAAGAAGGACTTTTGGCGCGATTCTGATACGGTCGTCGTTGAAGAGCACGTCATGGAGAAAGAGCGAGATGCCAACTCTGAAGATCACGAGGCTACTGACGTGAGCCGCACCACCGAAACCCCCGAGGTCAAGTTataa
- a CDS encoding uncharacterized protein (EggNog:ENOG41), with amino-acid sequence MASESQQSQLSMDLPIIDLDIYLNNPPTSPLVQAECSRAASALITYGALLLHDSRVSEADNDTFLDLLEDYFAQPEEDLKRDERPELSYQIGVTLENTEKPKCAVDEPCLDVIQRLEPSQRPLDISAHSPDPKARFFWRMVELPPYETQFPGLNAENITPDAPHIKERWAPTMNLWGSSMKNAVSKLSEMTALGLGLEADYFSNAGRYGPHLLAPTASDLNKYSDLNTILAGFHTDLNFLTIHGRSRYPGLNIWARNTGSRIPVKIPKGNYLLVQAGKQIEYITGGLIKAGYHEVVVNERTIETIEKRKVEFPDRPLVRISSTLFWHLNSDFDLAPVPKLAERAEKVREEQAKLGRDEGEPSKYPPTKVGYQVQDELKHIALMA; translated from the exons ATGGCATCCGAATCGCAGCAATCCCAGCTCTCGATGGACCTCCCCATCATCGACCTGGACATCTACCTCAACAACCCTCCCACCTCTCCCCTCGTCCAGGCCGAATGCTCCCGCGCCGCCTCCGCCCTCATCACCTACGgcgccctcctcctccacgaCTCGCGCGTCTCAGAAGCCGACAACGACACCTTCCTCGACCTCCTCGAGGACTACTTTGCCCAGCCTGAGGAAGACCTCAAGCGCGACGAGCGGCCCGAGCTGAGCTACCAGATCGGCGTCACCCTCGAAAACACCGAGAAGCCAAAGTGCGCCGTCGACGAGCCGTGCCTGGACGTCATCCAGAGGCTGGAGCCGAGCCAGCGGCCGCTGGACATTTCGGCGCACTCGCCCGATCCAAAGGCTCGCTTCTTCTGGAGGATGGTGGAGCTGCCGCCGTACGAGACGCAGTTTCCGGGCTTGAATGCGGAGAATATCACGCCTGATGCGCCGCATATCAAGGAGCGATGGGCGCCTACAATGAACCTGTGGGGAAGCTCCATGAAGAATGC GGTCTCCAAACTCTCCGAAATGACAGCACTGggtcttggccttgaagcCGACTACTTCAGCAATGCCGGCCGCTACGG cccCCATCTCCTCGCCCCGACTGCCTCCGACCTCAACAAGTACTCCGACCTCAACACCATCCTCGCCGGCTTCCACACCGATCTCAACTTCCTCACCATCCACGGCCGCTCTCGCTACCCCGGCCTCAACATCTGGGCACGCAATACCGGCTCCCGTATCCCCGTCAAGATCCCCAAGGGCAACTACCTCCTCGTCCAGGCCGGCAAGCAGATCGAGTACATCACCGGCGGGCTCATCAAGGCGGGATACCACGAGGTTGTCGTCAACGAGCGCACGATCGAGACCATTGAGAAGCGCAAAGTCGAGTTCCCCGATAGGCCACTGGTGAGGATCTCGAGCACGCTGTTTTGGCATCTGAACTCGGACTTTGACTTGGCGCCAGTGCCCAAGTTGGCGGAGAGGGCGGAGAAGGTGCGCGAGGAGCAGGCCAAGCTGGGACGAGACGAGGGCGAGCCTTCAAAGTATCCTCCTACCAAGGTTGGATACCAGGTTCAAGA CGAGCTTAAGCACATTGCTTTGATGGCATAA
- a CDS encoding uncharacterized protein (TransMembrane:3 (o794-817i824-846o852-872i)~EggNog:ENOG41): MPSMDTKPEYQHYIPQFLLRNFAHQYAPPGKSKAGKSGKRNRKKKMYPGDPVVNSLSLTDPFSLEECLVKRVCGLENMYENPEKPVNVRPRLEKQFGEFEGRASRIYRQIINAYKNGNQHVWLGRVEKDVLRKFMALLTFRGNQYYQRYNVDSMQEYHEDDKEILQAYMSKHGFTKPVDVWLQGLEKIIDLDMDLNIAAEDDEEDGEDWEQRIRERIYSPIAEMFIEHMSAMYMAICTPASDDEEFILTENCYNVTEGQTTAYYDSLTGKHVTLSPRFHMFAPISPRLIIVLRSNHLPDPLEDADPISKCWRQFNRLLFFGSQYGRGPKSILEDLPIRKAMNNYMDVVNGMLAPRHGWNQQLGMSDRFRFTIFQIPTRHVQTINGLLIDHAFHGSRIIFDRKDVFLDLMEWYLTEPCEVGKNILGEHAAKQSKYIDGLTDFMSREGRQCDTKQTIWPSEDRDLNQLRIQKIAEARFMEEVGRRKGEASFDVIKIHERLGGTAEDLAKVDSMFQTWIICVDMEWSSPTYESSRPNKLASLLEEYQGGPCCRFWLFLRHMRLSQIIGNRKLELGQVFSLLDKESCWESEDILTFAYPLIQGRELNVAMYKSFNESMARTRGPGCRLESLGYFSLFGNDNWRHFSPSYRPNQACRNDGAKEGPAIKEVVAIKKIVRPSLFGSVNRKALTQSLHRNQQRSCKEIRKIFETKNTAYLSPFDTKSGRMPTDPIQETKPYDIDRTKDESGIRETIYPSQFNDEDRKLPKSFNDRGSEPPPNLEDPRLEHQRQLEESIMTKVFGPLFLLVWASFGVAMLFFLWIFCYFLTHLLYLLSWLLSGLAWLLNGLAGFLEILWPAFYLTAKYFFAILAVGFFIYVKYLKYNRLI; the protein is encoded by the exons ATGCCAAGCATGGACACTAAGCCAGAGTATCAACATTACATTCCTCAGTTCCTACTGAGAAACTTCGCTCACCAATATGCGCCGCCCGGCAAGTCCAAAGCCGGGAAATCTGGGAAGCGTAACcgtaagaagaagatgtatcCCGGTGACCCGGTGGTGAACAGCCTTTCCTTGACTGATCCATTTTCCCTTGAGGAATGCTTGGTGAAGCGCGTTTGTGGCTTGGAAAATATGTACGAGAATCCGGAAAAACCAGTGAATGTCCGACCCCGTCTTGAGAAGCAGTTTGGCGAGTTTGAGGGCAGGGCGAGTCGCATCTATCGCCAAATCATCAATGCGTACAAAAATGGGAATCAACACGTATGGCTTGGGAGAGTCGAGAAAGATGTATTGCGCAAATTTATGGCCTTGCTCACATTTCGTGGGAACCAATACTACCAAAGGTACAACGTGGATAGTATGCAGGAATATCATGAAGACGACAAAGAGATATTGCAGGCTTACATGTCAAAGCACGGTTTCACGAAACCAGTTGACGTCTGGCTCCAGGGTCTGGAGAAGATCATCGATTTGGACATGGATTTGAACATTGCcgcagaagatgatgaggaagatggagaggattGGGAACAGCGCATCAGAGAGAGAATCTACTCTCCCATTGCCGAAATGTTCATCGAACATATGTCTGCCATGTACATGGCCATATGTACACCAGCgagcgacgacgaagaattTATTCTAACAGAAAATTGCTACAACGTAACTGAAGGGCAAACCACTGCTTATTACGATAGTCTTACAGGCAAACACGTCACCTTGTCTCCTCGCTTTCACATGTTTGCACCAATTTCTCCTAGGCTCATAATAGTCTTGCGGTCCAACCATCTCCCTGATCCACTCGAGGATGCGGATCCGATAAGTAAGTGTTGGCGGCAATTCAACAGGCTGCTGTTCTTTGGCTCTCAGTATGGCAGGGGTCCCAAGTCTATTCTGGAAGATCTGCCTATTCGCAAGGCGATGAACAACTACATGGATGTGGTCAACGGGATGCTTGCGCCAAGACATGGATGGAACCAGCAATTAGGTATGAGTGACAGGTTCCGCTTCACAATCTTTCAAATACCTACTCGCCATGTTCAAACGATCAACGGTCTTCTGATTGATCACGCTTTTCACGGCTCGAGGATTATTTTCGATCGGAAAGATGTCTTCTTAGATTTGATGGAATGGTATCTAACGGAACCGTGCGAGGTGGGGAAAAATATATTGGGAGAGCACGCAGCCAAACAGTCAAAGTACATCGACGGCTTGACTGATTTTATGTCCCGTGAAGGAAGGCAATGTGATACTAAGCAGACCATTTGGCCAAGTGAAGATCGAGACTTGAACCAATTACGGATACAGAAAATTGCTGAAGCACGGTTTATGGAAGAGgtagggagaagaaaaggggaggcAAGCTTTGACGTGATCAAGATTCATGAGAGACTAG GTGGGACGGCTGAGGATCTAGCAAAAGTCGATTCCATGTTCCAAACCTGGATCATTTGTGTGGACATGGAGTGGAGTTCTCCGACATACGAATCGAGTCGCCCCAACAAGCTTGCTTCTCTGTTGGAGGAGTATCAAGGCGGCCCATGCTGTAGATTTTGGCTGTTCTTGAGGCACATGAGGCTGTCTCAAATCATTGGCAACAGGAAACTCGAGTTGGGTCAGGTCTTCTCTTTGCTTGATAAAGAATCGTGCTGGGAATCGGAGGACATTCTTACATTTG CATATCCACTAATACAAGGGCGGGAGCTCAATGTGGCAATGTACAAGTCTTTTAATGAGAGCATGGCCCGAACCAGAGGACCTGGGTGTCGCCTGGAATCACTGGGATATTTCTCGCTATTTGGTAACGACAATTGGAGACATTTCAGTCCCTCTTATCGCCCAAACCAGGCATGTCGAAATGATGGAGCTAAAGAAGGACCTGCTATTAAGGAAGTAGTGGCTATCAAGAAGATAGTCCGTCCCTCATTATTTGGCAGCGTGAACCGGAAAGCGTTAACGCAATCTCTCCATCGGAATCAGCAGCGCAGCTGTAAGGAGATAAGAAAGATATTTGAGACTAAAAATACAGCTTATCTCTCGCCATTTGATACCAAGAGCGGGAGAATGCCAACTGACCCGATCCAAGAGACTAAGCCATACGATATTGACAGGACGAAGGATGAGTCTGGCATAAGGGAGACAATATATCCATCGCAATTTAATGACGAGGATCGGAAACTACCAAAAAGTTTCAACGACAGGGGCTCGGAACCACCACCAAATTTGGAGGACCCGAGGTTGGAGCATCAGAGGCAACTTGAGGAGTCCATAATGACAAAGGTATTCGGTCCGCTCTTCTTGTTAGTATGGGCTAGTTTCGGTGTGgcaatgctttttttcttgtggattttttgctattttctAACGCACCTTCTTTATCTCCTCTCGTGGCTGCTAAGCGGTCTAGCATGGCTCTTGAATGGACTGGCAGGGTTTTTGGAAATTCTTTGGCCTGCTTTTTACCTTACGGCGAAATATTTCTTTGCTATATTGGCAGTggggttttttatttatgttaaatatcttaaatataatagattaatttag
- a CDS encoding uncharacterized protein (TransMembrane:1 (n4-12c17/18o33-53i)), whose product MEQFLLSAQHSGAISHAHTFLFPQSAAELAREVRITVAIVAVAWVAVTAIKHIGWRSQGAR is encoded by the coding sequence ATGGAGCAGTTCCTTCTCTCGGCCCAGCACTCTGGGGCCATCAGCCACGCCCACACTTTTCTGTTCCCGCAATCGGCCGCAGAGCTGGCGCGAGAGGTTCGCATCACTGTCGCCATCGTTGCCGTTGCCTGGGTTGCAGTCACGGCTATAAAGCACATTGGCTGGAGGAGCCAAGGGGCAAGATGA
- a CDS encoding uncharacterized protein (EggNog:ENOG41), with protein MASLIRKLFRRKKPAPLVCSVALDDEGNPVGDHPEHVHTDACFVNFEPLAVAELFQSQSCQSCPPALPGIYAGTADPNVLLLTYPVTIFDHTGWKDTFSSLSNDARQRAYAKRWARNNLFTPQVVVNGIVDGSGRQKEEIQALIQQGRDATKARDFHVYLDANDTEVRIDTDKQEAPLHEVSYIVYTQKDQTIKPAKGVNKGKKIPHRNVVESVTKIGDWVGGNATWYLPAPRSTLGPDQGAAVILTEGGLGGPIIAAAKV; from the coding sequence ATGGCTTCTCTTATCCGCAAGCTCTTCCGCCGCAAGAAGCCAGCCCCGCTGGTCTGCTCCGTGGCTCTAGATGACGAGGGAAACCCTGTTGGTGACCACCCCGAACATGTTCACACGGATGCCTGCTTCGTCAACTTTGAGCCTCTTGCAGTTGCGGAGTTGTTCCAGTCGCAGTCTTGCCAGTCGTGCCCTCCAGCCCTACCCGGTATTTATGCCGGTACCGCAGACCCCAACGTGCTTCTCTTGACCTATCCCGTCACCATCTTTGACCACACAGGCTGGAAGGACACCTTCTCCAGCCTCTCCAATGATGCACGCCAACGAGCCTATGCCAAGAGATGGGCTCGAAACAACCTATTCACCCCTCAGGTGGTCGTCAACGGTATTGttgatggcagcggcagacAGAAGGAAGAGATCCAGGCCCTTATCCAACAGGGCCGAGATGCCACCAAGGCCCGTGACTTCCATGTCTACCTGGACGCAAACGATACCGAAGTCCGGATCGATACGGACAAGCAAGAAGCTCCCCTGCACGAGGTGTCGTACATTGTCTACACGCAAAAGGACCAGACCATCAAGCCTGCCAAGGGCGTcaacaagggcaagaagatcCCCCACCGCAACGTGGTGGAATCGGTCACCAAGATTGGCGACTGGGTCGGCGGAAACGCAACTTGGTATCTGCCCGCACCGAGAAGTACGCTGGGCCCGGATCAGGGCGCGGCGGTTATCCTCACAGAGGGAGGTCTTGGAGGACCGATTATTGCGGCGGCCAAGGTTTAA
- a CDS encoding uncharacterized protein (EggNog:ENOG41) yields the protein MASTKSFSVSGKTAIVTGAGSGINLAFAELLLSRNCNVVFADLELRSEAKGVISKYQSEGKSQASFIKTDVTSWTDLANMFSFALEKYGDIDIVCPGAGVYEPHWSNFWHPPGSSESRDAVGKGHYATLDINLTHPIRVTQMAISHWLYPRPPTEGSKLTAAPPKASPSNPKRVIHISSVAAQIPVWRAPLYAASKFGLSGFVRSVARLEPLFGVRVNAVAPGVVQTPLWTEHPEKLINIDLSKDAWVTPQEVAQAMLRCIEDDEYIGGTVLEVGAGNTRKVNTYNDPGPDRDPRKGLITSNNEFGDGDVLDWLQDESIWGSHL from the exons ATGGCATCGACTAAGTCGTTCTCGGTCTCTGGAAAAACTGCCATCGTAACTGGCGCCGGCTCAG GTATAAACCTCGCATTTGCGgaacttcttctctcccgcAACTGCAATGTCGTATTTGCAGATTTGGAGCTGCGGTCAGAAGCAAAAGGTGTCATCTCGAAATATCAGAGCGAGGGCAAGAGCCAGGCTTCCTTTATCAAAACGGATGTAACGTCATGGACCGACCTTGCCAACATGTTTAGCTTTGCCCTTGAAAAGTATGGAGACATCGACATTGTTTGCCCCGGCGCAGGAGTATACGAGCCTCACTGGTCAAACTTCTGGCATCCGCCTGGCTCTAGCGAAAGTCGAGATGCGGTCGGTAAGGGTCACTATGCAACGTTAGATATCAATCTGACGCATCCTATTCGCGTAACGCAAATGGCGATATCTCACTGGCTATACCCTCGACCGCCGACTGAAGGCTCCAAGTTGACCGCAGCACCGCCCAAGGCGTCTCCCAGTAATCCCAAGAGAGTCATCCACATTTCTTCAGTTGCGGCCCAGATACCTGTCTGGAGAGCTCCGTTGTACGCTGCATCCAAGTTTGGTCTTTCGGGCTTCGTTCGCAGCGTCGCGCGGCTGGAGCCTCTATTTGGCGTGCGTGTCAACGCCGTCGCGCCTGGAGTCGTTCAGACCCCTCTCTGGACCGAGCATCCAGAAAAGCTGATAAATATCGATCTGTCCAAAGATGCATGGGTTACGCCGCAGGAAGTGGCGCAAGCAATGCTCAGATGTATCGAGGACGATGAGTATATCGGAGGGACAGTCTTGGAGGTTGGCGCTGGCAACACTAGAAAAGTCAATACTTACAACGACCCAGGGCCAGACCGAGATCCCAGAAAGGGACTCATCACAAGCAACAATGAatttggagatggagatgtgcTTGATTGGCTTCAGGACGAAAGCATCTGGGGATCTCATCTATAG